Within the Vigna angularis cultivar LongXiaoDou No.4 chromosome 10, ASM1680809v1, whole genome shotgun sequence genome, the region aaataaaacaataaaacttttaataatattttggaaaaaataaatttattttaaagtaattacttttaattcaaACCTTTTTTATGTATAACAGTACTATTAACGACGAACATAAGTTATATTTTCCACTttctactctctttttttatcatagTTTCATCTTAAGACTCATAAAAAATGAAGCGTGGGGATAATAAATAGTAACGCATACCATTCCAAAAGATCTGGGTAGTCATGAGAACCGATGTATCTAACACCCACTACCCcataatttatatcaaaatcaatatatatatatatatatatatatatatatatatatatatatatatatatatatatatatatatatatatataaacatttctATAACTATtacaaaatatgaataaaaggaACAATTATCTAACGaaacttttcataacataatatattgtgtttaatttattcaaattacttaatGTTAACAATAATAGTTACAATTTTTGTTATACACGGAAATTGATTAATTATcgtgaaaagaaaaatacaaaaaacaacaataaatttacTAAATGGAATTGTTGTTAGAATTAAATTTCACCCTAAATGATACTTTTAATAATTGtcgataatatatatttattttagaatattgattattttgatttttttaactattgttAAAACAAGAATGTGtaagaattttgtttttgagaTTAATAAAAACGTCTAATAAAATAGCAAGCTAAAtgtgattaaataatattttgaatgcTCATAGACATGATATATTTGTTAACAAAtcttaaatgatataaaattactTTGACTTTACATAAATAATGTACCATGTTAAACTTTACATCTAAATGAATTGTGCAAGTACCACAATTGTttctacaaaaataatatagcaTTTAACTTTTCACAAAAGTTATATACTTACGTCAAAGTCAATATCTAACTGATTTTTTCAAAGCTGCTTATATGAATAATATCGCATAAAAAGAACAATAATCTGAACTACATATACTTTTACACTATAAAAACTTTCTTTCAGTTGTGttgtttaaactttaaaagaagaaaatttttgtaaaaagttttttggataaattttgtattacttAAATATCTTCTGTAAGAAAGTTCTTATCAACATtataaaaacaactttattatttttgtataatgacttaaaatacttgtttgtttaatttagaAAAGTGAAGAAGTACAATAAGTTTAACTATTTAATACCAAAAGTAATTATATTCACAGTAAATATAGtgcttaaaaaataattaaatataatttaattgaaataaaccaatataaaaactaataaattataCAAGAATTAAAGAGAaactattgttattattgtatttcctaaaaatttattatattgaatatgtctatccaaaatatataacatGTCATTTAAAACATCTCATTAAATCTTCCCATTTATAAATCTTCCCATTTATAAAGTAggtatcataattattttatattgatgtTAAAAATCATCTTGTTGAATAAACTTTACTTTTGCTAAATTGAATAGAGCAGGTGTTCCAAGATTTAAGGAGAAAAAAGTTTGTattaatgtatataattattaaattttcctAACAAACACACATAACTAATATATATGTCCAAAATATATGAGcatcaaatatttattacattttcttaacaaatgcacagttttttaataattatgtcatcaaaataaacatatCAGCATAACGTAAGTCAGATATGAAGTCCCATCTATACAATTCATTCCATACAACTATTGATTTAATATTGAGTCTACATGTTCACACATATAGTGTCATTGTATCACCATAAacaattatttcataattaaactaggaaaattgatatatattaaataaatactgatataaaatattattatgttgagTTTCGAATATATAAAGATTTATTTAATGGTAAAGTTGAAAAATAGAATGAAAGAAATTATGAGTTTAACTTTTCTCACTAAAACTTgacttattataaaaataaaaatcaaagagAAATTCATATAACTATTTTAGTTATCCAATAAATGGAAGATATATTAGTTTAAATCGAGAATGAACATTTGAATAGACAGGTGGACAAATATGGAATTGAGATATGTACTTATTTatctctatttttatatttaattttaaagaatcaaatattatttatacttatattGTATTTATACCTAACCAATGCAATAATTTCCCATAAAAATTGAGACACAGAAtagaagaaaattttgaaatttcgaAAAAAATATCCAGatgtacaattttaatttttcaatatcattgttttattatattttaaacataaaagtatATCTCTTTATTCGTCTGCTTGACTACTTCCTTTccttcaaataatataaaatataaaaagttaaatggaAGGTCCGAAGTGGAAGGTGAGATGAATAGCAATTAGCATGGGCCTGTGGTGTTACTCTGTTAGTGGTCCAGTCCAGTCCACTCCGGTTCAATCTATGAAATGAAATTGAGTGATAGGAATCTTCGGGAACAATCCATTTTCCGTTGGATTTAATCAGCTTCCAATCTCTTCTCCTTCCTTTCGCCTCTGTTtctttctcatccttccaaTACAGATTTAATCCTTTCTGTAAGTTTTCTTTTCACTCTTATCATTGCTTCACACATACTCTTGCAAGCTTGCTATTTTCTCAATTAATTCCTCGGAGTTTGTTGTTCATGATCTCCAATTTGTGTAAGTGAATGCGCTGGCTTGAATTGAATGAATTGAAGCGTTCATAATGTATTCTTGTACGTATAGTCATAGCACAATtgctcttcctcttcttttttttcttctttttttttcaataaaacaagTTATTCAAATTAAAGAGTGCGAAGAATCCTATTGTTGCTTAGTGCATGGCTGCGATCTTTAATTTTGTAGATAAATTTGTGATCGTAAACCATTTTTGAAACCTTGTATAAGAATTGTATGTTAATAActgataaatataaattttcgtTTTCTCCGCTGGCTAAATCAGTTGAGTTATCCTTTGCAAAAATTCATTCTTATGTAGATGCTTTATCAGAAGTAGTTAATGCGTATGGCCATATAGATTGGATTCTGCTGCTAATATCAATCTGTGATGTGATGACACCAGTTGCAGTAATCGATTTGTAGATGTGTCTAACACCTTTTATGAACGAGACTCTGTTTGGCCTTTCCTATGTTTTAAGTTGGTCATATGTGTTTTTCTCCCGATGTAGTTATTCATAAATCTAAAGCATGTTTCCTTCAATCATTGCAGGTAACGGACGGTAGCTACAGAAAAAAATGCGGGGTTCTGTTGCACTCGTGCTGCCTCCAAAATGCAGGTTCTGGCAAAAGTACTCGATGAAAGGATCACGGGGTATTGTgtaaattctatattttatattgtatagattgtattttttaatttcttggaagcttttgtttatttgttacCTGTTAAACTGCGCGAGCagataagaaaatttatttatcacaCAATTTTATGCTTGAAACAGGATTATTGACGACTCCAATACCTAAGAAACAAGAGGAGAATGAAGCTAGCAAAACTAGGATAAAGTTGGCTGACCCAATAGTCGCCTATAGCAAGCCTCCACCACTTCCACCTGTTATTGGACCGTTGGTTGTTCTCTCGTTGCTAGAGAGTACTGATGAAAGAGACAAGTGATGTGATATCTAACCCTCTGGTGCTAGCAGTTCTTAAGACGAAGTATATGCTAAGTAGTGTGATCCTTAATTGAAGAAAGTCTTGGAAATAAAAATCACTAGAGTGATTGCAGAGCTTAGTAATCGAACAAAGAAACTCCATAGCTTTATGTAGCCATCTAGGAGAGGATGAAGCCAGCATGctataaatatattgtaaacTTTCAATATCCATGATAGTATCACATGAGGACTTCTCAAGAACCCTGCAGGAACATGCACTTGTGTatgttaattgaagttttttgGATGGCTAAAAGGATTTGTAAAATACAGGAACGATGACTTACACTCAGCTAGTTTTGGAAAGTTGTCAAATGTCGAAGTCACGTTTTTCAATAGGGTCTGAATTTTTCAAGAGGGACGCCAATTAAACATAcccgaaaaaaaaaagtatcatagaTTATCATATATGAGATGGCTGTGCATAAAGGAAGGTGAAAAAATAAAGTTGCTTTCAGTAtcacagaaagaaaaaaactaggGAAGAAACAATTCACGTTTTGGGGCTTACCAAAACTATGGTTCCTGGTTTGATAGGTGATTCAATTAATACCTCAGTTCTCCTGGATTAACTTTTATTGTGAGCACATGATTTACACAAATAAAAGACCGGAATGAATTGTTTTGCTACGTACCAAATGATCAGGTTCTTTCCCAATTTTGTTAACTTGAAGAAGGTGCAACCTCTTGTGAATGGGATCTGTTTCTCTTTCCATTCTGCCATACCACAAAGATTGTAATCAACCTCTTGATCATTTGTTTATAAAGAGAACACTAAAAACTAATGAGAAAATTAATAGATGTACGAAAGAAATATGACCCATATGCCAGTTCGCTGCGGCAGTTAAATCGTCTCCCTCGTATATATGTTTCACCCTGAATTTCACATTCCGGCCCATGCATTCAGTAAGCTGTTGTAAGAAGTGCATAACTTCCTGCAATGTTATTTTTAGACTGTGTAGCAGAGCTATTTACACTTTGCAACAAACCATGGCTTAGTTTTGGTAGAAAATATGGTTCTGAAACAAACCTTCTTTCCCTGGAATGGTTTGGTGAAGGCATGGTCTTCAAAGCAAGCATCTTCGGATATGCACTCATCCAATTGTCGCAGATCTTTACCGTTGATGCTTGTGAAGTACTGATCAACAGTTTCTGCTGAAGAAAGAGAATTTTGCTGAGAATTGGGATCTCTTTTTGAAGCCATGGCTAAAATTCTGTTTCTACCCCAATATTTGCCCAGGACATTGTTGTTGATGGTGTGTCGTTTTATCTCTATCTTGTCTGAGAACCTGATGGCCAGTCTCTTTGTGATGTTGGAGTCTATTCCCAGCCAATGGCATGAAGTTCTGGCGGGTAAATTGATCACAGCATTCATTTGTAAATTTTCTTACCCAAATATTACCATTGACGAGCAATGGCAACTCACTGATACTAATATCTTCTTCCTATGTGACTTCCTTGAGGAAAAGAACAAAGAGTTTTCTCTAGCCTTAATCAAAGAATCGTTCCTAGTTTGCTTAGATGCTTCATTTGTTTTGCTGTATCTGACTTGGCATGAAATCCAAGAATATGTTATCTCAGGAACAAAAGTCAAGTACACAAGGAAAGAAAGACAAATTCTATCTGTCTATGTCCTTGTGTCCACCTTAACAGGAGGCAGGCCTGAATCTTCCACGTAATAGACAAGTTAGGTCAACCAAATACCATCCAGTCAACCGTCATAAAAAGCACCAATTGAACACATATCAGACAGAAATTGACAaaccttcttttattttttttatatcatggTGCACGGTGGTCGTGTTTGATATCAGAAAAACAAGTTTTATAACCCTGTGACACCGCACCATCATcatgtgtatataaataacatgaaaaatgtTCCATACACACTCAAATAATTAACATAcaatcatatattaatatttgcTTGACCTGAATATACATAAACACAGCCAGCTGGTCTTGCAGCTGAATCTGAGACAGCGACAAAGAAGTGCAACATGCTCTTGAATTGATGTCCAAATGTCAACATACGTATCTGACCAAGGAAGAAACAAGCGACTGGTGAAGATACCAAAGATCCTACTGATTTACCCGCACGTGTTCATCGCTCCTACTGGTGAAGGCTGAAAAGAACAATAAACCTATATCTTTGAAACTACATAATATAGTACACGCTTGTgatgatttgtttttgtttcattcaaaataaaaaagtatggATTCGACGCTGAAGTTGTCATGTTGAGAGGAAAGGAATCTTATAGAGTAACACAAAATAGCTGGCATGCTTCCTAACTCCCACCAGCGAGACAGTGCTGCTTCACCCTCTTTCCCGATATTAATTTGCATCACTCTTCCACGCTCTCTCGTACCtaactatattaaaatatggATAGAGTTTTTCAGGGTTCTTTTCTATATAAACTCCTTCCTACCTTACATTTCCTCCTACCCAGCTCTTCACATAAACACTATTTGCTACCTTCACTCAAAAGATCAGTTTTTTTAACAGTAAGAGAATGAACAACAGAATGGGTCGTGTTTCAGCTGCTGAATTTGCCAACAGGAACAGGTTGAGAAGCCAAAAGCCACTTCCAAAAAGAGGGCAGATTAAGTCCAAGATAGCAGCCAATGCTTTTCATTCAATCATATCTGTAATTTCCAGAGCATCTTCCTCAGGCTCCAATTCTCCAAGGAAAATCTAGTTGCTGTCATAATCCACTAGTTGTTCACGTTCATTTGTAATTTGTATTCCCTTTTAGGTAGCTTTCCTTCTATCCTTTATATATTGTTCTCTCTTTCTCAGTTAGCAATATCCAGTTTTGAATGTACACTCAATTAGAAAGGAATTTTTGTCAATTTCTAGGCTATGCCGTGCACTTAATCCaatatttgttaattaataGTTATACCGTCAAGTGCATAATGAATTCTATTCTATGGAATATGAGTACATGGGTTAGTGCAtaatttgtcaatttttttctGGGCCCATAGTTTATTGGATAGGCCTGGAAACGTATTTCGAAGTCAACTTAATGTATATCTTGTTCATTCTTCACGACTTGCTTGAAGGTGGGTTGTGTGTGTGGTGGGAGAGGGATGTATACTTGTGATCTGTGAGTAAAAAAGGTGACATGATCCAGTTCAAAACGAGTAACTGAGGTTTGATTTATcgactcatttaattataatttcttttacctataaaaaaatattttttttaaatttaaaattaaataaattttaaaataaagaagttaaatatatcaaaattatcataaattctaaatataattcaaaaactagaataaaaagtgaaattagGTAGATTAGTGAATCAAAACTTAACTTATCACATACTCAATTTAAGTAGTCTGAATTCTTAATAAGTCaagttcaaaattaatttatatcaaaattttaattttttaactcaatCCAACTCACTGGAATGATCATGGTTCCAATCCATTTTAACAAGTGAGATAGATATAAAGAGAAAGGTAAAGATTTTCTTACCCTGGCGAGAAAGTTGGGTCAATTGATTGATATAGAAAAGTTTAGaggtgaaggaagaaaaattggAGTTGCAGGAAGGAAGCTCCGTAGAATAGAAAATTGGGGAAGTCTCTAAGGCACAACTACCCTTGCAGATGATGGGTCGATAGTAACGGTCCTATGGGAGCGAGAcatgaatatttttcttctgTGCTGTATAGGGTGCACGAGTTAGCAAACACAATACAGAGAACatgtaaaaagttaaaaaaattatagaagaTAGTTTCTAAGTTTGTAAAAAGGTGTTTATGAAGTTTTTCAAGAACATGTACCATTCATCATCGTGGTTTTGTGGGGTAAAATTTCTCATTATTATATGTTGCTCCCAGTACTTTATGTATACGTTAAAGGAAAAATAACTACCGTGTTATATTAGTTATCTGCTTCTGCTTTATCTCAATAGGTTGACTTTCTTATATTTAACACATGTTTCCACCTTGGACATAAAAGTTGTCAGAATACCACAGAATATGTTAGTAGCATTTCtcataaaattcatattaacaTAAATTTCCTTCAACAAATGAGTAgtataaattataaagttttCCAGTGGGAAACAGAACAGAGACAGAATAAAGTACCACTTCGTAAGGCATTATCATgttaactatataaaaaattatctacaaCGAAAACCACAATTCATAGGTGAACAAGGCATAGTTTTACGAGATCAGgagttaacaaaaaaatttcaaacacaCAAATCAACGAGGCTTTCTGAATTGTTACgaggataataatattttaagaacattttttgacaacattttaacatcatctacgtatcattttgtgattgttctatgttgatgtttatgattattattattgattgtgaagtaattttggaccaattacataatgacacgtagatgatattaaaatgttgtaaaaaaaatgtagttaaaatatataaaaaaaagaaaatcacaacgtattaatatttatacactaaaaaaattgtaatgtaGTATGTAAAAATCAATCCGTTGACCAGCTAAAAAAGTGTAGTATCTAGCAATAAGTACATGGTTATTTCTAGTTGAATGAAATCAGCAGAAAATCCCTTTCACTAACTCGAGCATGGTAAGTGGTAAGTAAAAGGTGTTGTGTATGCGTAGCAATAGTTGTTGGACAAGTAATAGAAATTGACATTATTGCTTTCCTTTTTCCTTAAAAGGTGCTGACTTCTATTGTGGATGAGAAATTTGGTTTTATTAAGAAAAGTAACATTGTCAAATAGAAAAGAAGTCTCGTCTGAAATGAAAATTTCAGACAAAAAATGGCAGCACACGGTTCTATTGTTAATATGTTGTCAATGACTGTCACAGAGAACGATAGATTTTTCATGTTTGCgcaaaactaatatataaagatattctTGAACATAACAAATTGATATAAGTTAACAACAATAATCCGTTAGTGACCAAGAAGAAGATAAACGAAAGAAAAAGACAAACGGGGAGGACTTTACCATTGCCAGTTTTAGATGATAGAAAGTAGTTAAGCACTTAATCCCCAGAAGAGTAAAAACAAAGAGAGGTGAAAATTGCTAATTATAAAAGTAGAAATTTAGACGTTTGTCTAACTCCGATAACGAGTATTTATCTAATGCATTCACTCTCCTTATTTTCATTGCATATATAGCTCACACACAAACCCATCACCTCCATTGACACCTCTGCATGTTTCATCTTCCTCAAAATTAATAAGTGCTACCTCGTAATGTGTGCTCGTAACTGGAGACTAATGTTTTGTTCTATTCAATTCATTTTTGTGTCTAACGGTATTgaaaggatatatttttgtgCAGGAGAGAAGTTGAGTAAATGAAAGAATCGGAGAAAGTAACGTGGGATCAGGGACGATGTCCGGCGCAGGCACGATCCTTAGGCTCACAGAAGCTTATGGTATGGCTAATGCTCTTCGTTTCGCTCATCTACATGCTTTATACTCTGAAGCTCGTCTCAACATCGTCAAGCGCCTGCAACCACGCGCCTTTCATCATCAACCATCTCGGTTCTTCCTCTTTCCCCTACGCAAACGTTACGGAGAAGAGGGAATCCTCCTCTTTGGGTACCGGAACGGGGAAGCGCCGAGACCAGAAGACGGAGCTCCGTCACGTGGTGTTCGGAATCGCGGCGTCGTCGAAGCTGTGGGAGCACAGAAAGAATTACATAAAGATTTGGTACAGGAAGAAGGAGATGAGGGGAGTGGTGTGGCTGGACGATCGCGTGAAGATCGACCCGGGGGAAGGGTTGCCGCCGGTGAAGGTTTCGACGGACACCTCTAATTTCGTCTACACCAACAAGCTGGGTCACCGCTCCGCCATTCGGATCTCCCG harbors:
- the LOC108320345 gene encoding uncharacterized protein LOC108320345, whose protein sequence is MRGSVALVLPPKCRFWQKYSMKGSRGLLTTPIPKKQEENEASKTRIKLADPIVAYSKPPPLPPVIGPLVVLSLLESTDERDK
- the LOC108320344 gene encoding uncharacterized protein LOC108320344, translating into MNAVINLPARTSCHWLGIDSNITKRLAIRFSDKIEIKRHTINNNVLGKYWGRNRILAMASKRDPNSQQNSLSSAETVDQYFTSINGKDLRQLDECISEDACFEDHAFTKPFQGKKEVMHFLQQLTECMGRNVKFRVKHIYEGDDLTAAANWHMEWKEKQIPFTRGCTFFKLTKLGKNLIIWRTEVLIESPIKPGTIVLTLLKNVTSTFDNFPKLAEWFLRSPHVILSWILKVYNIFIACWLHPLLDGYIKLWSFFVRLLSSAITLVIFISKTFFN